The Thermomonospora amylolytica sequence GCGTCGAAGCAGTCCGACGGAGAGCGCGGCGCCACGATCGGCACCGGGGCCTCGCCGTTGCGCCCGAACATCACCTGCAGCAGGTCGGCCTGCTCGGTCTTGGTGGGCATGCCGGTGGACGGCCCGGCCCGCTGCACGTCCACGATCAGCAGCGGCAGCTCGGTGGCGACCGCCAGGCCGATGGTCTCGCTCTTGAGCGCGATGCCGGGGCCGGAGGTGGTGGTCACCCCCAGCGAGCCGCCGAACGAGGCGCCCAGCGCCGCGCCGATCGCCGCGATCTCGTCCTCGGCCTGGAACGTGCGCACCCCGAACCGCTTGTGCTTGGACAGCTCGTGCAGGATGTCGGAGGCCGGGGTGATCGGGTACGAGCCCAGGAACACCGGCAGCCCGCTGCGCACCCCGGCGGCCACCAGCCCGTAGGCCAGCGCCATGTTGCCGGTGATGTTGCGGTACAGCCCGGCGGGCTGCTCGGCCGGCTTGACCTCGTACTGCACCGAGAACGCCTCGGTGGTCTCGCCGTAGTTCCAGCCCGCCTGGAAGGCCGCGATGTTGGCCTTCATGATCTCGGGCTTGCGGGCGAACTTGCGCTCCAGGAACGCCAGCGTGCCCTCGGTCGGCCGGTGGTACAGCCAGGACAGCAGGCCGAGGGCGAACATGTTCTTGGCCCGCTCGGCGTCCTTCTTGGAGATGTCGAAGTCGGCCAGCGCGTCCACCGTCATCGAGGTCAGCGGCAGCGCGTGCACCCGGTATTCGGACAGCGAGCCGTCCTCGAGCGGGTTGGCGGCGTACCCGACCTTGGCCAGGTTGCGCTTGGTGAACTCGTCGGTGTTGACGATCAGGTCCCCGCCGCGCGGCAGGTCCCCGATGTTGGCCTTGAGCGCCGCCGGGTTCATGGCGACCAGCACGTTCGGCGCGTCGCCCGGCGTCAGGATGTCGTGGTCGGCGAAGTGCAGCTGGAAGCTGGACACGCCCGGCAGGGTGCCCGCCGGGGCGCGGATCTCCGCGGGGAAGTTGGGCAGTGTGGACAGGTCGTTTCCGAACGACGCCGTCTCCTGGGTGAAGCGATCGCCGGTCAGCTGCATGCCGTCGCCGGAGTCCCCGGCGAAACGGATGATGACGCGGTCGAGCTGCTGGACCTGTTTGGTCACAGAGGAAGACCTCCTCGACGCGCAGCACCGGGACCGGGGGAGGCGTCCTGGTCCGTGATGCTACTTAGGCTTACCTTCATAGTACGTCCGGGATCGGGCTGGATCGGGGCCGGGTCGGCGCACGGCCGGCCCCCTGGCGGTCGGCATCACCGTGCTGACGGGAGACGCGACGCGCGTCGCGGGACGGCTCACGGCCGCCGCACGGTGACGGCCGTTCCCGCGGGCGCGTCCTTGGAGGAGGTACGGCGCGGGCGGCACTGGGCGTTCACCGTCCGGTCACGCGCGGGCGCGACACAGGCAGCTGGCCAGCCGGCACAGGTCCACGTGCAGCCGGCGCACCAGTGCCGGGAGCGCGGCGGAGACCGCCGGGGCGTCCAGCCCCGCCGGGTCCGCCGGCGCCTTGGTTCTCACATCCCGCACTATAGTTTGTCCGAATCAGATTCGGTTTGCTGACCCGGAGATATCTGTCAACTCCCCGGCGTCTCGCGGTCCACCAGGGCCAGCAGCTCCCGTACCCGGTCGGGGGAGACGGCCTCGCCGATCACCCGCGCCTGGGCGGTGTACTCGTGCCGGCCGGGGGTGTCGCGGGCCCTCCTCATCCAGGCCCGCCAGCCCGGGCTGGTGACGGTGCAGGTCAGCACGGCCCGGCCGGTCGCCTCCACGGAACGCGCGCCGGTGCACGAGCCCAGCGCGCGCCCGTCGGCGTTGATGGTGGCGACGAGCACGGCGCGGGCGGCCTCGGCCGGCTCGCCGGCGACGAGCGGCGCCCGGACCGACACCGGAAGCTGCAGGGTGCAGCCGGAGACGTTCTCGTTGCAGTTCACGAACGTCAGCTCGCCGTGGTCGAACCCGACGCCCGGGTCGCGGGCGCCGCCCAGCGCGGCCACCCGCCGCCGCAACTCGGCCAGCACGGGCGCGGCGTCGGCGACCGCGGTGACCGCGAACCGGGCGTTGGAGGCGCCCTCCACCTGCAGCAGATCGTGCGGCTCGGCCAGGGTCACCGAGTAGACGCCCTGCCGGGTCTCCACCCGGTGGACCAGGCGGTCGCCGACATAGCCGGTCGAGCCGGTGACCGGGGCGCCGCGGACGGCCCGGGCGATCGCCGACGGGGACAGCAGGTCCTGCGGGTCGAAGCCGAGCAGGGTGACCGGGGCCTTGGACCAGCGGCCCGCGAAGTCCTCCGGCCGCGTCGCGGGCCCCGTCGCGCCCGCCCAGAACGACGGCCCGCCGTGCAGGTAGGTGGCGCCGTCCACGGTGACCAGCCGGGCCTGCTCGCCGCCCATGGTCAGCGTGCCGACGGCCGAGCCCGCCCGGGTCACCGACAGCACGGCCTGCACGGTCCGCCCGTTCGAGGTGAACGTCCCGGTGTAGCGCAGCGCCGGCAGCGCGGCCAGCCGCGCGGCGGCCCTGGCCGACCACGAGGGCGCCGAGGGGCCGCCGGAGGTCCGCGAGCCCGCCGTGGCGCCGTCCGGACCGTCGCCCGCCACCAGGCCGAGCGCGACCAGCGCGCCGACCAGGAGCGTCACCGCCAGGCCCGCGATCACCGGCCGGGGGATGCCGGTCGGCCGCGGGCGCCGGGGATCCGGGCGCCCGGGCGGCCCCGGTAGCTGGGAGCTCACCGCCGCTGTTCCTCCTGCTGTCCACCGGCCGGGTGGTGGTGCCCGGCCGCCGCTCGGCACGTCAGGATCTCAGCCCGGACCGCCCATCCCCAAACCCGCGACGGCGGCCGGGACGACGACGCCGGGCGCACCGCGGTCACGGTGCGCCCGGCGTCGCGGGTGGGTCACTCCCGCTCGAGAGCGGTCTGCAGGGTCTGGATCTCGGACGAGGACGCGCCCACGGCCAGCACGTCGGCCTGCATCCACCAGTGCCGGTCCACCGAGGTGTTGCCGTAGTACGACCGCCACTCGGGGCTGGAGACCCGGCACTCGGTCCACACCGGCGTGATGCCGGTGGTGGTCGCGGTGCTGGTGCAGTCACCGAGCTTGCGACCGGTCTTGGTCTCCGCGGTGATCCACACGTACACCTTGACCTCGGTGGTGCCGCCGGCCGCGCCGGCCGTCATCACCTGGACCCGCACCGTGCAGCCCGAGACGCTCCGGTCCTTGCAGCCCTCGACGTCCGAGACGCGGGCCGTGCGGGTGGTGTCCACCGAGTCCCGCAGCTCGCCGACACGGGAGCGCATCTCGCTGACCGCCGCGGTCGCCGAGCTCTGCTGGACGACGTCGGCGTTGAGCGCCGGGGCGGTGCTCTCGATCCGCAGCAGCTCGTCGTCCTCGGACAGGTAGTAGGTGCCGGTGGTCGTGGTGATCTTGACGACGTCCCGGCCCTCGAGGGTGGTCTCCAGGTCCGAGCGGATGCCGAACCGGGTGACCGCGCGCAGCCTGCTGGCCAGCGCGGACGGCGTGGCGTACCGCTTGAAGTCGAACGACAGCTCCGCCGGGCCGACCTTGCCCCACTTCTCGCCGGTGATCGGGAAGTTCTCCACCGACGGCAGCTCCCGCCGCCAGTAGGCCGAGTCCGCCTTGACGAACACGTTCTGGTCGATCACCAGCAGCGACACCTGGTCGCCGGACCAGGTGACGTCACCGGTGACCCGCCCGGCACCGGTGACCTTGACCTTGCCCTGGAGCCGTTCGAAGCCGAACGTGCCGTCCAGTTCCACCGCCCGGGCCGTGTTCATCTTGCGGGCGGCGGCCTGCAGCCGCTCCTCGGGAGAGCGGTCGTCGCCGCCGAGCAGGACGAAGAACGCGGCGGCGATCAGCAGGACCGCCACCAGCCCGCCGCCGACGATCAGCGCGATCAGCGCGCCGGACGAGGACCGGCGCGGCGGCGGAGGGGGGCCGGGGAGCCCGAACGGCGGCGGGGTGCCCGGGCCGCCGGGCGGGGGGAAGGGCGGTGGAGTGCCGGAGCCCCCGGGCGGGGGGAACGGCGGCGGGGTGCCGGGGCCGGTGGGGCCGCCGGGAGGCGGCCATGACGGACCGCCCGGAGGGGGAGGAGGGTTCCAGCCTCCTCCGGGGGGCGGCGGGGGGGTGCTCATCGAGTGGGGTTCCTTCCAGGCGGCTTGCCGCGATGCACCTCAAGTCTGGCGCAAGGGGCGGACTTTCTGCTCTCTCAGGTCTGACGGCGGCCGGATCTCCGCCGCCCCGTGCCGGCGGCGATACTTGACCGTGATGTCCCGGGGGAGGCTCCGGGACGGCGCACAGCGGACGGAGAGGGTGGCCGTGGAGGGTTACTTCGAGTCGTACATGGTCGTCGTGGTGCTCCTGCTCCTGGGCGCCGGCATCGTCGGCGGGGGCCTGGCGGCCAACCGGATGCTCCGGCCGCACCGCCCCACCGCGGAGAAGCTGACGACCTACGAGTGCGGCGTCGACCCGGTCGGCGAAGGGTGGGCGCAGTCCTACGTGCGGTACTACGTCTTCGCCTACCTGTACGTGGTCTTCGCCGTCGATGCCGTCTTCCTCTTCCCGTGGGCCACGGTGTTCGCCGCCCCTGGTTTTGGGACGACGACTCTGGTGGAAATGTTCGTTTTCCTGGGCTTCCTGTTCACCGGGCTGGTCTACGCGGGCCGCAAGGGCGTGCTGTCCTGGGTCTGACCGGTCCGCCCTTGCGGGGGGCTGTAAGAATGCAAGGGTGAGCACCGTAGATCTGCCGCCCCCCGGCGTCGGGCCGCTGTCCCGGCTGGCCCCCAAGCCGATCAAGTTCGTGCTCAACTGGGGCCGGCGCTACTCGCTGTGGGTGTTCAACTTCGGCCTGGCCTGCTGCGCCATCGAGTTCATCGCCACCTCGATGAGCCGGCACGACTTCATCCGGCTGGGCGTCATCCCGTTCGCCCCCGGCCCCCGGCAGGCCGACCTGATGGTGGTGTCGGGCACCGTCACCGACAAGATGGCGCCCGCCGTGCGCCGGCTGTACGAGCAGATGCCCGAGCCCAAGTACGTGATCTCGTTCGGGGCCTGCTCCAACTGCGGCGGCCCGTACTGGGACTCCTACTGCGTGACCAAGGGCGTCGACCAGATCATCCCGGTGGACGTCTACGTCCCCGGCTGCCCGCCCCGCCCCGAGGCCCTGCTGCAGGGCATCATCCGCCTCCAGGACAAGATCGCCGGGGAGTCCCTGGGCGACCGCTACTCGCGCGACGGCGAACCCGTCGCCCCCGCCCCGCCCCCGCGCCAGATGCAGGCCACCGTCCTGCGCCGTCCCCTCCAGCCGCCCCCGCAGCCCCCGGCCGTCCCCCCGGACGCCGAGTCCCCCACCCAGACCGTCCCGATCGTCCCGGCGGACGCCGCCCCGGCCGCTCCGACGACCCGGCTCCCGGCGGACGTTCCGGACGAGACTCCCGCGAAGCCGTCCGTCGATCCGGATGCCCCGACCGCCGGTCTGCCGGTGCAGGACGAGGCCGATGAGACCGCCGAGGTCCCGGCGAAGCCGTCCGTGGACCCCGATGCGCCGACCGCGGGTCTGCCGGTGCAGGGCAAGGCCGATGAGACCGCCGAGGCTCCGGCGAAGCCGTCCGTGAGTCCGGATGCCCCGACCGCAGGTCTGCCGGTGCAGGACGAGCAGGGCGAGGCCGATGAGACCGCCGAGGCTCCGGCGAAGCCGTCCGTGGATCCCGATGCGCCGACCACACAGATGCCGGTGGCGGGCGTTCCGGACGAGACTTCCGCCCGGCCGTCCACCGATGAGGCGGGAGGGGCCGCCGCGCAGGCGCCGGCCGATCCGGACGCGCCGACGACGCAGTTGCCCGTGGTGGGCGTTCCGGAGAAGGAGACCCGGCCCGAGAAGGTGCGCGGGGTGGAGCCCGCGGACGGGGAGGAGCCGACGGTCCAGTTGCCGGTGGCGGGCGACGACACGGACTTCCTGGTGGAACGGACCGACGCCCATCCGGCGGTGCCGGTCGAGGAGGACGCCGAAGACCACGGCGGGTCCGGCGACGACCTGTCGTTCATCCCCGGCTTCGACCTTCCCGAGCGCCCGGAGGACGAGGACGACGGCCGCGACGGCCGTGACGGCGGGCGGCGCCGGTGAGCGCGGTGGATCCGGCGGCGGCGTGGGCCGAGCGGTTCGGTGAGGACGCCGTCCTGAGCGACAGCTTCGGCCAGCAGGTGGTGGACGTTCCGGCGGTGTCCTGGCTGGCCGCCCTGGACTTCGCCCGGACCGAGCTGGGGTGCGACTACTTCGACTGGCTGACCGCCGTCGACGAACTGGAGGAGGGCTTCCGGGTCGTCGCGCACGTCTACTCGATGCAGACCCGCCTGCACCTGCTGATCCGCACCCTGGTGTCCCGGCGGAACCCGCTGCTGCCCAGCGTCACCGGCGTCTACCGGGGCGCGGCCTGGCACGAGCGGGAGACCTACGAGATGTTCGGCGTGGTCTTCGACGGTCACCCGGACCTGCGGCCGCTGCTGCTGCCCGACGGGTTCCAGGGCAACCCGCTGCGCAAGGACTTCGTGCTGGCCGCCCGCGTCGCCAAGCCCTGGCCCGGCGCCAAGGAGCCCGGCGAGAGCGGCGGCGCCCCCAGCCGCCGCCGCGTCCGGCCCCCGGGCGTTCCCGAGGACTGGGGCCCGGCCGCCGCGCAGGCTCCCCGCGCCGGCAGTCCCGGGGAGCCCGGCCGGCCCGCCCGGCGCCCGCGCGGGTCCGAGGACGCGGAACGGCCCGAGCGCGGGCCCCGAGGCGTGGACGGGGGCGGCGATGCTTGAGCTGGTCGTCAAGCTGGTGCTGCTGGCGGCGGCGTTCGCGGTGCTGCCGCTGCTGGTGGGACAGGCCGAGCACAAGATCATGGCGCACATGCAGGGGCGGCTCGGCCCCATGTACGCCGGCGCCTTCCACGGCTGGGCGCAGCTCGTCGCCGACGGGGTGAAGTTCGCCCAGAAGGAGGACGTCATCCCGCGCGCCGCCGACCGGCGGATCTTCAAGCTGGCTCCGGCGGTGGCGCTGGTGCCCTATCTGGTCGTGCTGGTCGTGGTGCCGATCGGGCCCGGCGGCCAGGTCGTGCTGGACCTGGGCCCGGGGCTGTTCTTCGCGCTGGCGGTGATGGGCGTCGGCGTGATCGGCGCGATCATGGCGGGCTGGGCCAGCGCCAACAAGTACTCGCTGCTCGGCGGCATGCGGGTGGCCGCCCAGCTGATGTCCTACGAGCTGCCGATGGTGTTCGCGGCGGCCTCGGTGGCGATGGCGGCCGGGACTCTGTCGCTGACCGGCATCGTCGAGGAGTGGCGCTGGTGGTGGCTGCCGTGGCAGGCGGTCGGCGCGGTGGTGTTCTTCGTCGCGGGCCTGGCCGAGCTGCGCCGCCCCCCGTTCGACATGCCGGTGGCCGACTCGGAGATCATCTTCGGCCCCTACACCGAGTACGGCGGCCTGCGGTTCGCGCTGTTCCTGCTGGCCGAGTACGCCGGGATCGTGGTGCTGTCGGCGCTGACCACCGTGCTGTTCCTGGGCGGCTGGAACGGCCCGTTCCTGGAGACCGAGCTGGGCTGGCTGTGGACCCTGCTCAAGGTCTTCGCCCTGTCGTTCGTCGTCATCTGGCTGCGGGTCAGCTACCCGCGGCTGCGCGAGGACCAGCTCCAGCGCCTGGCCTGGGCCTGGCTGGTCCCGCTGTCCCTGGCCCAGCTCGCCCTCACCGGCGTCGTCAAGATCGCGATGGCCTGACCGCCGCGCCGCCGCGCCGCCGCGCAGGTCGCGCGGGGTGCCGCCGTTGAGGGGGCGGCCCGCGTTCCCTCTGGGCGAACAGTACGGAATCATGGTGCCGTGGCACGGCTACCAGGAGGCGGACTGGCCAAGGGGCTGGCCGTCACATTGCGGACGATGACGCGGCGTTCCATCACGCGCCAGTACCCGGAGGTGCAGCCCGACCTGCCTCCGCGCAGCCGGGGGGTGATCGCGCTGCTGGAGGAGAACTGCACGGTCTGCATGCTGTGCGCGCGCGAGTGCCCCGACTGGTGCATCTACATCGACTCGCACAAGGAGACGCTGCCCGCCGAGGGCGGCGGCCGTCCGCGCACCCGCAACGTCCTGGACCGCTTCGCGATCGACTTCGCGCTGTGCATGTACTGCGGGATCTGCGTGGAGGTCTGCCCGTTCGACGCGCTGTTCTGGTCGCCGGAGTTCGAGTACGCCGAGTACGACATCAACGAGCTGACCCACGAGAAGGACCGGCTGCGCGAGTGGATGTGGACGGTGCCGCCGCCGCAGGCCCACGACCCGGCCGCGGAGCCCCCCAAGGAGGTCTCCGCCGCCGAGAAGGCGGCGCAGCGCGCGGGACGGGGCGGCCGGTGACCGCGCAGGAGATCGTGTTCACGCTGCTCGGGGTGGTCGCCGTGGGGTCGGCGATCATGGTGGTGACCACCCGGCAACTGGTGCACGCGGCGCTGTGGCTGGTGGTGTCGTTCGGCGCGCTCGCCGGCGCCTACCTGCTGCTGACCGCGGAGTTCGTGGCCTGGGTACAGGTGCTGATCTACGTCGGCGCGGTGGTGGTGCTGCTGTTGTTCGGGATCATGCTGACCCGCGCGCCGATCGGCCGGCTGCCCCGCAGCGGCGAGGACGACCCGCTGGACTCCGGCAACCGGTGGGTGGCGCTGGCGGTCGCGCTGGCCACCGCCGGGGTGCTGGTCACCGTGCTGGTCCGGGGCTTCAAGGACGCGTTCATCGAACTGGAGGCCGGGGGCGGCGGGGCCGAGCCGCTGGGCGCGAGCCTGTTCCGCACCTGGGTGCTGCCGTTCGAGGTGCTGTCGGTGCTGCTGCTGGCCGCGCTGGTCGGCGCGATCGTGCTGTCGCGCACCGACATCGGCCCCAAGGACCGGGAGGGCGGGCGCTGATGCACGCGGCCTATCCCGCGGTGGTCTCCGCGTTGCTGTTCTCCGTCGGCGTGTACGGGGTGCTGGCCCGCCGCAACGCCATCCTGGTGCTGATGTCGGTGGAGCTGATGCTGAACGCCGTCAACCT is a genomic window containing:
- the nuoB gene encoding NADH-quinone oxidoreductase subunit NuoB; this translates as MSTVDLPPPGVGPLSRLAPKPIKFVLNWGRRYSLWVFNFGLACCAIEFIATSMSRHDFIRLGVIPFAPGPRQADLMVVSGTVTDKMAPAVRRLYEQMPEPKYVISFGACSNCGGPYWDSYCVTKGVDQIIPVDVYVPGCPPRPEALLQGIIRLQDKIAGESLGDRYSRDGEPVAPAPPPRQMQATVLRRPLQPPPQPPAVPPDAESPTQTVPIVPADAAPAAPTTRLPADVPDETPAKPSVDPDAPTAGLPVQDEADETAEVPAKPSVDPDAPTAGLPVQGKADETAEAPAKPSVSPDAPTAGLPVQDEQGEADETAEAPAKPSVDPDAPTTQMPVAGVPDETSARPSTDEAGGAAAQAPADPDAPTTQLPVVGVPEKETRPEKVRGVEPADGEEPTVQLPVAGDDTDFLVERTDAHPAVPVEEDAEDHGGSGDDLSFIPGFDLPERPEDEDDGRDGRDGGRRR
- a CDS encoding NADH-quinone oxidoreductase subunit C — protein: MSAVDPAAAWAERFGEDAVLSDSFGQQVVDVPAVSWLAALDFARTELGCDYFDWLTAVDELEEGFRVVAHVYSMQTRLHLLIRTLVSRRNPLLPSVTGVYRGAAWHERETYEMFGVVFDGHPDLRPLLLPDGFQGNPLRKDFVLAARVAKPWPGAKEPGESGGAPSRRRVRPPGVPEDWGPAAAQAPRAGSPGEPGRPARRPRGSEDAERPERGPRGVDGGGDA
- a CDS encoding NADH-quinone oxidoreductase subunit J family protein; this translates as MTAQEIVFTLLGVVAVGSAIMVVTTRQLVHAALWLVVSFGALAGAYLLLTAEFVAWVQVLIYVGAVVVLLLFGIMLTRAPIGRLPRSGEDDPLDSGNRWVALAVALATAGVLVTVLVRGFKDAFIELEAGGGGAEPLGASLFRTWVLPFEVLSVLLLAALVGAIVLSRTDIGPKDREGGR
- a CDS encoding NuoI/complex I 23 kDa subunit family protein, whose product is MTRRSITRQYPEVQPDLPPRSRGVIALLEENCTVCMLCARECPDWCIYIDSHKETLPAEGGGRPRTRNVLDRFAIDFALCMYCGICVEVCPFDALFWSPEFEYAEYDINELTHEKDRLREWMWTVPPPQAHDPAAEPPKEVSAAEKAAQRAGRGGR
- a CDS encoding putative leader peptide, with the translated sequence MRTKAPADPAGLDAPAVSAALPALVRRLHVDLCRLASCLCRARA
- the nuoH gene encoding NADH-quinone oxidoreductase subunit NuoH — encoded protein: MLELVVKLVLLAAAFAVLPLLVGQAEHKIMAHMQGRLGPMYAGAFHGWAQLVADGVKFAQKEDVIPRAADRRIFKLAPAVALVPYLVVLVVVPIGPGGQVVLDLGPGLFFALAVMGVGVIGAIMAGWASANKYSLLGGMRVAAQLMSYELPMVFAAASVAMAAGTLSLTGIVEEWRWWWLPWQAVGAVVFFVAGLAELRRPPFDMPVADSEIIFGPYTEYGGLRFALFLLAEYAGIVVLSALTTVLFLGGWNGPFLETELGWLWTLLKVFALSFVVIWLRVSYPRLREDQLQRLAWAWLVPLSLAQLALTGVVKIAMA
- a CDS encoding NADH-quinone oxidoreductase subunit A — protein: MEGYFESYMVVVVLLLLGAGIVGGGLAANRMLRPHRPTAEKLTTYECGVDPVGEGWAQSYVRYYVFAYLYVVFAVDAVFLFPWATVFAAPGFGTTTLVEMFVFLGFLFTGLVYAGRKGVLSWV
- a CDS encoding 2-oxoacid:acceptor oxidoreductase subunit alpha, translating into MTKQVQQLDRVIIRFAGDSGDGMQLTGDRFTQETASFGNDLSTLPNFPAEIRAPAGTLPGVSSFQLHFADHDILTPGDAPNVLVAMNPAALKANIGDLPRGGDLIVNTDEFTKRNLAKVGYAANPLEDGSLSEYRVHALPLTSMTVDALADFDISKKDAERAKNMFALGLLSWLYHRPTEGTLAFLERKFARKPEIMKANIAAFQAGWNYGETTEAFSVQYEVKPAEQPAGLYRNITGNMALAYGLVAAGVRSGLPVFLGSYPITPASDILHELSKHKRFGVRTFQAEDEIAAIGAALGASFGGSLGVTTTSGPGIALKSETIGLAVATELPLLIVDVQRAGPSTGMPTKTEQADLLQVMFGRNGEAPVPIVAPRSPSDCFDAALEAARIAVKYRTPVVLLSDGYLANGSEPWRIPDVDSLPVIDPGFAAPDQADFKPFQRDPETLARPWAIPGTAGLEHRIGGLEKADVTGNISYDPDNHDTMTRLRQAKVDGIANDIEPLEVDDPSGEARVLVLGWGCTYGSIAAAVRRVRADGRHVAHAHLRHLNPFPANLGEVLRSYDKVVVPEINLGQLALLLRGKYLVDVIGYNRMRGLPFKSEELAGVIQDVIDSE